In the genome of Leucobacter luti, one region contains:
- a CDS encoding ABC transporter permease: MTSTILIDASSAPESGPPRSVRQTPAPSSGHTFGGVFRSERIKFTSLRSIRLTLLITVVCGLAMSTLIAALWSGEMNAGGMGDMFGPGDAGLQGYLLFAATMSAPFLALVFGVLGVFAISSEYSSGMILSTLTAVPKRGPVYLAKAVLLAVVSGLTAAALVLGGLGIAVLFYPPSAAALGAGVVISGALGTIAYLVLISLFAFGIAALLRSTAGGVAVVAGVTFVLPIVFQVLSITNWDWVGVAMSYLPTPLGSTLASGLTEVAAGPSYWGALIAMLVWAAVTVVPAAILFQRRDAR; this comes from the coding sequence ATGACCTCCACTATTCTCATCGACGCAAGCTCAGCCCCCGAATCCGGGCCCCCGCGGTCCGTCAGGCAGACCCCAGCACCGAGCTCTGGTCACACCTTCGGGGGTGTATTCCGCAGTGAACGAATCAAATTCACGTCACTGCGCAGCATTCGCCTCACGCTGCTCATCACCGTCGTCTGCGGGCTCGCCATGAGCACGCTGATCGCGGCACTCTGGAGCGGTGAGATGAACGCTGGCGGCATGGGTGACATGTTCGGTCCTGGCGATGCCGGTCTCCAGGGCTACCTGCTCTTCGCGGCAACCATGTCCGCCCCCTTCCTGGCGCTGGTGTTCGGTGTGCTGGGCGTGTTTGCGATCTCGAGCGAGTACTCGAGCGGCATGATCCTCTCCACGCTGACTGCGGTGCCCAAGCGCGGCCCGGTCTACCTCGCGAAAGCCGTGTTGCTGGCCGTCGTCTCCGGCCTCACCGCAGCTGCTCTTGTCCTGGGCGGTCTGGGCATTGCAGTGCTCTTCTACCCGCCGTCCGCGGCAGCGCTTGGCGCCGGCGTGGTGATTTCTGGCGCACTCGGAACGATCGCATATCTCGTGCTGATCTCCCTGTTTGCGTTCGGGATCGCCGCACTGCTGCGCTCGACTGCTGGGGGTGTGGCGGTCGTAGCGGGCGTCACCTTCGTGCTTCCGATCGTGTTCCAGGTGCTCAGCATCACGAACTGGGACTGGGTCGGGGTCGCGATGAGCTACCTCCCAACGCCGCTCGGGAGCACTTTGGCGAGTGGGCTCACCGAGGTCGCTGCGGGTCCGAGCTACTGGGGAGCGTTGATCGCGATGTTGGTGTGGGCCGCGGTCACGGTGGTGCCCGCCGCGATTCTGTTCCAACGCCGCGACGCGCGATAG
- a CDS encoding sensor histidine kinase has translation MITEAEVRLPRPPGVIRRALAAHPIVVDVFIVVWFGIGSIFGVLLDLLGAAHWESGQPETWFGIPPHLAWPLWPLTVLRVGAIGLALFFRRRYPLGGLIVVVLAMFGEQGTQGFANGVALLFMIYAVPVYRSVPAGWIGYGVALVGTVLQFGIDVQRARDSSPGQAGPGGVVMGDSGMVSSPTEFIGLSLLSALWMLAILMLGINLGNRRRYLEAIIDRAHQLARERHQLAQLAVAEERSRIAREMHDIVAHSVSVMIALSEGAARAAETAPAAAADAMQRSAETGRTALGEMRRMLGVLHTTEEEPDLVPQPGVQELPELVQTFTNAGLRVGLQITGEASGDRGQELAVYRVVQEALTNVLRYAGTGARAEVLVNSLPDRTSVEVRDFGRAPGTTRPLAGMGSGRGLAGLSERARVFGGHIESGPVPDHSGGGWRLWAVLPVSAAARTGAPTARDTSDTAEEGMK, from the coding sequence GTGATCACCGAAGCTGAAGTGCGCCTGCCGCGACCGCCAGGCGTGATCCGCCGCGCGCTCGCCGCGCACCCCATCGTGGTCGATGTATTCATCGTCGTGTGGTTCGGGATCGGAAGCATCTTCGGAGTGCTGCTCGACCTGCTGGGCGCGGCGCACTGGGAAAGCGGGCAGCCGGAAACCTGGTTTGGGATTCCCCCTCACCTCGCCTGGCCCCTGTGGCCGCTCACGGTGCTGCGAGTCGGGGCAATCGGTCTCGCGCTCTTCTTCCGCAGGCGCTACCCGCTCGGCGGGCTCATCGTGGTGGTGCTCGCAATGTTCGGCGAGCAGGGCACACAGGGCTTCGCCAACGGCGTGGCACTGCTGTTCATGATCTACGCGGTTCCCGTGTACCGGAGCGTGCCGGCTGGGTGGATCGGGTACGGGGTCGCACTCGTCGGGACCGTGCTGCAATTTGGTATCGACGTGCAGCGTGCGCGAGACAGCAGCCCTGGCCAAGCTGGGCCGGGCGGCGTCGTGATGGGCGATAGCGGCATGGTGAGTTCGCCAACCGAATTCATCGGACTCAGCCTGCTGAGTGCACTCTGGATGCTTGCGATACTCATGCTTGGAATCAACCTGGGAAACCGGCGACGCTATCTCGAGGCGATTATCGACCGGGCGCACCAGCTTGCGCGCGAGCGGCACCAGCTCGCGCAGCTCGCGGTAGCCGAGGAGCGATCCCGGATTGCGCGCGAAATGCACGATATCGTCGCGCACTCGGTGTCGGTGATGATCGCGCTCTCTGAGGGGGCCGCACGCGCCGCTGAAACGGCGCCCGCTGCCGCGGCGGACGCCATGCAGCGCAGCGCCGAAACTGGGCGGACTGCACTCGGCGAGATGCGCCGGATGCTCGGTGTGCTGCACACGACGGAAGAGGAACCGGATCTCGTGCCTCAGCCGGGCGTGCAAGAGCTGCCAGAACTCGTCCAGACGTTCACGAATGCGGGACTTCGAGTGGGGCTGCAGATCACTGGCGAAGCGTCGGGTGACCGTGGCCAAGAACTGGCCGTCTATCGAGTGGTGCAGGAAGCCCTGACGAATGTGTTGCGCTACGCGGGCACCGGGGCGCGGGCCGAAGTGCTGGTGAACAGCTTGCCCGATCGCACCAGCGTCGAAGTGCGTGACTTCGGTCGCGCACCCGGAACGACACGGCCGCTCGCCGGGATGGGATCCGGCCGCGGCCTTGCCGGTCTCAGCGAACGTGCGCGCGTCTTCGGCGGACACATCGAATCAGGTCCCGTGCCTGACCATTCAGGAGGCGGCTGGCGGCTCTGGGCCGTGTTGCCCGTCAGTGCAGCGGCACGCACGGGTGCGCCGACGGCCCGGGACACCTCAGACACCGCAGAAGAAGGAATGAAATGA
- a CDS encoding response regulator transcription factor gives MTETPIRVMLVDDQELIRTGFRLVLLGEQGIEVVAEAADGGAALAQLERLEAAGSGCDIVLMDVRMPGMNGIEATAAVVERFPAVRVLVLTTFDLDEYATGAIQAGASGFLLKDARPTELVDAIRRVFSGDAAMAPSVTKRMLEQLRASGGLSAGSDAAGSAPTASGHGLAARGFAAAPAAPAVPAPELGVLTERELDVLRLIAEGKNNGEISAELFLSESTVKTHVGRVLAKLQLRDRVHAVIFAKQHGL, from the coding sequence ATGACTGAGACACCTATTCGCGTGATGCTCGTCGACGATCAGGAATTGATCCGCACGGGTTTTCGCCTAGTTCTCCTCGGTGAACAGGGCATCGAAGTGGTCGCGGAGGCTGCTGACGGCGGTGCTGCACTCGCGCAGTTGGAACGCCTCGAAGCAGCGGGCTCCGGCTGCGACATCGTGCTCATGGACGTGCGCATGCCGGGGATGAATGGGATCGAAGCGACCGCCGCTGTCGTAGAGCGCTTCCCGGCCGTCCGGGTGTTGGTGCTGACGACTTTCGATCTCGACGAGTACGCTACCGGGGCGATCCAGGCGGGTGCCAGTGGGTTCCTGCTGAAAGACGCACGCCCGACCGAACTCGTTGACGCCATTCGCCGTGTGTTCTCGGGCGACGCGGCCATGGCCCCGAGCGTGACGAAGCGAATGCTCGAGCAGCTCCGTGCGTCGGGTGGACTGTCTGCCGGTTCAGATGCTGCCGGTTCAGCTCCCACCGCCTCAGGACACGGGCTCGCCGCGCGCGGATTTGCCGCTGCCCCCGCTGCTCCCGCTGTTCCCGCGCCCGAGCTGGGCGTGCTCACGGAGCGAGAGCTGGATGTGCTTCGCCTCATTGCAGAGGGAAAAAACAATGGCGAGATCAGTGCTGAGCTGTTCCTGTCGGAGTCTACGGTCAAGACCCACGTCGGACGAGTCCTGGCGAAGCTCCAGTTGCGCGATCGCGTACACGCCGTAATCTTTGCGAAACAACACGGGCTCTAA
- the coaD gene encoding pantetheine-phosphate adenylyltransferase, with product MTKIAVVPGSFDPVTLGHLDVIRRAAGVFDEVHVLVVHNPGKDAMLPLSERVGLIQKSIAEDPEIPDNILVASWSVGLLVDYCTEVGASVLVKGIRSQIDVAYETPMVLMNRSLAGVETVFMLPDPAHAHVSSTLVRQVSSLGGDVSPYVPPAVARFLDKTRPA from the coding sequence ATGACCAAGATCGCTGTCGTCCCGGGATCCTTTGATCCCGTCACCCTGGGGCACCTCGACGTAATCCGGCGCGCAGCTGGTGTGTTTGATGAAGTGCACGTGCTCGTCGTCCACAACCCGGGCAAGGATGCGATGCTTCCCTTGTCTGAACGGGTCGGCCTGATCCAGAAGTCGATTGCGGAGGACCCGGAGATTCCGGATAACATCCTGGTCGCCTCCTGGTCCGTCGGGCTCCTCGTTGACTACTGCACTGAAGTGGGCGCGTCTGTGCTCGTGAAGGGGATTCGATCGCAGATCGACGTCGCCTACGAGACCCCGATGGTGCTCATGAACCGAAGCCTTGCCGGTGTCGAGACGGTGTTCATGTTGCCGGATCCGGCGCACGCGCATGTGTCGAGCACGCTCGTCCGCCAAGTGTCTTCGCTGGGTGGCGATGTGAGCCCCTACGTGCCACCCGCTGTGGCGCGTTTCCTGGATAAGACGAGGCCCGCCTGA
- a CDS encoding DUF177 domain-containing protein — protein MPGESKTAGKGSGAMRVFEENIRDIMNRPGEMRERSRTIVLPEKFGEALAEIPAGSELELDVRLESVHEGILVSAEANATMHAQCGRCLKDFTTPFQVEFQELFAYTPTEADEYGVHGDHVDLEPPLRDAVVLALPFQPVCRPDCPGLDPESGELREAGAAVAADVDLDPRWAALAGFDTSVVADTVTVEVDPGAGEHPGSVSK, from the coding sequence ATGCCGGGGGAGAGCAAGACCGCAGGCAAGGGGAGTGGCGCAATGCGCGTGTTCGAAGAGAATATTCGCGACATCATGAACCGGCCAGGCGAGATGCGCGAGCGGTCGCGCACCATCGTGCTCCCGGAGAAGTTTGGTGAGGCGCTCGCCGAGATTCCTGCCGGATCTGAGCTTGAACTTGATGTCCGGCTGGAGTCCGTGCACGAGGGCATCTTGGTGTCCGCCGAGGCGAACGCGACCATGCACGCACAGTGCGGTCGCTGCCTGAAAGATTTCACCACGCCGTTTCAAGTCGAGTTTCAGGAGCTTTTCGCGTATACTCCTACGGAGGCCGATGAGTATGGGGTTCACGGTGATCACGTGGATCTTGAACCCCCGCTCAGAGACGCGGTAGTGCTTGCACTGCCGTTCCAGCCTGTGTGTCGCCCGGACTGCCCGGGACTCGATCCCGAGTCCGGTGAGTTGCGCGAGGCCGGGGCTGCAGTGGCTGCCGATGTGGATCTTGATCCGCGGTGGGCAGCGCTGGCTGGCTTTGACACCAGCGTTGTCGCCGACACTGTCACGGTTGAAGTAGATCCTGGCGCGGGGGAGCACCCCGGGTCCGTAAGCAAGTAG
- the rpmF gene encoding 50S ribosomal protein L32 codes for MAVPKRKMSRSNTRHRRSAWKAIVPTLVKTEENGKTVYSLPHRARVVEDSQGTPLFLEYKGRKVADV; via the coding sequence ATGGCTGTTCCCAAGCGGAAGATGTCGCGCTCGAACACCCGTCACCGTCGTTCGGCGTGGAAGGCGATTGTTCCCACGCTCGTCAAGACTGAAGAAAACGGCAAGACTGTTTACAGCCTGCCGCACCGCGCTCGCGTGGTCGAGGACTCGCAGGGCACCCCCCTGTTCCTCGAGTACAAGGGCCGCAAGGTCGCTGACGTCTAA
- the rnc gene encoding ribonuclease III — MVEPELRELALTHRSWAYEHGGAPHNERLEFLGDSILGQAVTVKLYRDYPELTEGDLAKRRAALVSTLALAEVARALDMGAVLRLGRGEELTGGREKDSILADSVEAIIGAVYLSTGAAEAERFVLALMDTLLVDPDRFTDALDPKTALQQEAARRGLPHPPYDTVGSGPDHDRRYTARVTVDGVTGRGTGTSKKNAELAAARDAVTRLRPRGR; from the coding sequence GTGGTTGAGCCTGAACTGCGCGAGCTCGCGCTGACTCACCGCTCGTGGGCCTACGAGCACGGGGGCGCGCCGCACAATGAGCGACTCGAGTTCCTCGGGGATTCGATTCTTGGTCAGGCTGTCACTGTCAAGCTGTATCGGGACTACCCTGAGCTGACCGAGGGTGACTTGGCGAAGCGCCGCGCTGCGCTCGTGTCGACGCTTGCACTTGCGGAGGTCGCGCGCGCGCTTGACATGGGGGCCGTGCTGCGATTGGGACGCGGCGAAGAATTGACCGGCGGTCGCGAGAAGGACTCAATCCTCGCAGACTCCGTTGAGGCGATCATTGGCGCCGTCTATCTGTCCACCGGGGCTGCCGAGGCTGAGCGCTTCGTGCTGGCGCTGATGGACACACTGCTGGTGGATCCGGATCGCTTCACGGATGCGCTTGATCCGAAGACCGCGCTGCAGCAGGAGGCCGCCAGGCGCGGTCTCCCGCACCCACCTTACGACACGGTGGGATCCGGGCCGGATCACGACCGCCGCTACACCGCGCGCGTCACTGTTGATGGTGTGACGGGGCGTGGCACCGGCACGAGCAAGAAGAACGCTGAACTCGCAGCCGCGCGCGATGCGGTGACCAGGCTGCGCCCGCGCGGTCGCTAA
- the mutM gene encoding bifunctional DNA-formamidopyrimidine glycosylase/DNA-(apurinic or apyrimidinic site) lyase has protein sequence MPELPEVEVVRAGLAPAVTGARVIAAEVRDARALKRHALLSGDDGLGGHGVTLPVEAAAERAIDFERRVTGLQLGAPERRGKFMWVPVARSGSTAGIGSGSGEAVPDEPWALLAHLGMSGQLLLRDTAAEDDRHVRIRLWIEHPDHGELRLDFADQRLFGSLALDRLTPTSDDGSLLPVQAARIARDPLDPHFDDAVFVAAVRSRSSGIKKLILDQALVSGVGNIYADEALWRARLHPDTAGRAISVRKLASLLGALRDVFAQALAEGGTSFDEQYVNVNGQAGYFAHSLNAYGRGGEPCPRCGGLIKRVPFGGRSSHFCSRCQRLAR, from the coding sequence GTGCCAGAGCTTCCTGAAGTTGAGGTGGTGCGCGCGGGGCTCGCGCCAGCGGTCACCGGTGCGCGCGTGATTGCCGCTGAGGTGCGGGATGCGCGCGCACTCAAGCGCCACGCGCTGCTGTCGGGGGATGATGGCCTCGGCGGCCACGGGGTGACGCTGCCGGTGGAAGCCGCCGCTGAGCGCGCCATCGACTTTGAACGGCGCGTCACCGGGCTGCAGCTCGGAGCGCCCGAGCGGCGAGGCAAGTTCATGTGGGTCCCAGTCGCCCGTAGCGGATCCACCGCAGGAATTGGGTCTGGCTCAGGCGAAGCGGTGCCCGATGAGCCGTGGGCGTTGCTTGCGCACCTCGGCATGAGCGGGCAGCTGTTGCTGCGGGACACCGCGGCGGAGGACGATCGCCATGTGCGGATCAGGCTCTGGATCGAACACCCGGATCACGGCGAGCTGCGGCTCGATTTCGCGGATCAGCGCCTGTTCGGCTCGCTCGCCCTCGACCGTCTCACGCCAACTTCCGATGACGGATCGCTCCTCCCGGTGCAGGCCGCACGGATCGCGCGCGATCCGCTCGATCCGCACTTTGATGATGCGGTGTTCGTGGCGGCGGTGCGATCCCGCAGCTCTGGGATTAAGAAATTGATCCTGGATCAGGCACTGGTCAGTGGCGTCGGCAATATCTATGCCGATGAGGCGCTGTGGCGAGCGAGGCTGCACCCCGACACCGCTGGCCGCGCGATCAGCGTGCGCAAGCTCGCGTCACTGCTCGGCGCGCTGCGAGACGTCTTCGCACAGGCGCTTGCAGAAGGCGGCACGAGCTTCGATGAGCAGTACGTCAACGTGAATGGGCAGGCCGGGTATTTCGCGCACTCGCTCAACGCGTACGGTCGCGGGGGAGAGCCCTGTCCGCGCTGCGGTGGCCTCATTAAGCGCGTGCCGTTTGGGGGCCGCTCGTCCCACTTTTGCTCGCGGTGTCAACGCTTGGCCCGTTAG
- a CDS encoding SRPBCC family protein: MSKFTAAASTSHTLSLAAMEEASRAGQRTADIDHLLIALVLNEQIAGQVLRSFGITLDTAREAVAEQHADHLAALGIQLTSPGSGKIVFHETNGYEWSERALGVFKRASETGKCGDASAVLRELVSESSGMIEAVLKRLGATPEAVTEKLDEAHRYPVHQPQRFVRADALSGSSEAFVPASPERVWELLDDPLRMPEWEPSIGSVEGAPLTIKAGETWTALARTERPDGKPIPMKPGFVTQQVELVAHEEPRFIEWRFTYPDAPQANARRIRVELEYAAGGTQLRLALAWERNPNRPRRPFLGFVMRPVFRFVLWMQLSQLGSGISRTFR; encoded by the coding sequence GTGAGTAAGTTCACTGCCGCCGCCAGTACCTCGCATACCCTTTCGCTTGCCGCCATGGAGGAGGCCTCGCGCGCCGGTCAGCGCACTGCCGATATCGATCATCTGCTGATCGCTCTCGTGCTGAACGAGCAGATTGCGGGTCAGGTGCTGCGCAGTTTTGGCATCACGCTCGATACTGCACGTGAGGCGGTGGCGGAACAGCATGCCGACCACCTCGCGGCTCTGGGCATTCAACTGACATCGCCTGGGTCGGGCAAGATCGTGTTTCATGAGACGAACGGGTACGAATGGAGTGAACGCGCACTCGGCGTTTTCAAGCGCGCGAGTGAGACCGGGAAGTGCGGCGACGCGTCAGCCGTGCTTCGTGAACTCGTCTCGGAATCTAGTGGCATGATCGAGGCCGTTCTGAAACGGCTTGGAGCCACCCCGGAGGCAGTCACCGAGAAGCTGGACGAGGCACATCGCTATCCTGTCCACCAGCCACAGCGCTTTGTTCGCGCTGATGCGCTTTCCGGCTCATCTGAAGCGTTCGTCCCTGCGTCTCCTGAACGGGTCTGGGAACTACTCGACGATCCGTTGCGGATGCCAGAGTGGGAACCAAGCATCGGAAGCGTCGAAGGTGCGCCACTGACGATCAAGGCCGGCGAGACCTGGACGGCACTCGCCCGCACCGAGCGGCCCGACGGTAAACCGATTCCGATGAAGCCCGGCTTCGTCACGCAGCAAGTTGAACTCGTCGCACATGAAGAACCGAGATTTATCGAGTGGCGCTTCACCTACCCGGACGCACCGCAGGCGAACGCACGCCGCATCAGGGTCGAGCTCGAGTATGCAGCCGGTGGCACACAGCTCCGCCTCGCCCTCGCCTGGGAACGCAACCCGAACCGCCCCCGCCGCCCGTTCCTGGGCTTCGTGATGCGCCCCGTCTTCCGGTTCGTGCTCTGGATGCAGCTCTCACAACTCGGAAGCGGCATTAGCCGCACGTTCCGCTAA
- a CDS encoding Type 1 glutamine amidotransferase-like domain-containing protein gives MNLLLLSISLGAVPEFLSECVGTLTRQLRLGYISDAAEGMPFAERELHGVRDLGHEVMEIRARDADAHAFAAKLSTCDAVYVAGGETFVLLEALRSNGTGEVLAQRVRAGLPYIGCSAGSVIAGPSITPVEMLDDRTLAVGLTSDEGLGLIDRVIIPHADGKIPPYPIALIERIISTYGEQFPLLTLNDDQALRVGPTGARVIPSP, from the coding sequence ATGAATCTTCTGCTGCTCTCGATCAGCCTCGGCGCGGTCCCTGAGTTCCTGAGCGAGTGCGTGGGAACGCTCACCCGGCAACTCCGTCTTGGCTACATCAGTGATGCGGCTGAGGGCATGCCCTTTGCAGAGCGAGAGCTGCACGGCGTGCGGGATCTGGGGCACGAGGTGATGGAAATTCGCGCCCGTGATGCAGACGCGCACGCGTTCGCCGCGAAACTGTCAACGTGCGACGCCGTGTACGTTGCGGGAGGAGAGACGTTCGTGCTGCTTGAAGCACTGCGGTCCAATGGCACGGGCGAGGTGCTCGCGCAACGTGTGCGTGCGGGCCTGCCCTACATCGGCTGCAGTGCGGGGTCAGTGATTGCTGGGCCATCGATTACCCCCGTGGAGATGCTTGATGATCGCACCCTTGCCGTGGGACTCACGAGCGATGAGGGTCTCGGGCTGATCGACCGCGTCATCATCCCGCACGCTGACGGCAAGATTCCGCCTTATCCGATCGCGCTCATTGAGCGCATCATCTCGACGTACGGGGAGCAGTTCCCGCTCCTGACCTTGAATGATGATCAGGCTCTCCGGGTGGGTCCCACTGGTGCCAGGGTGATTCCCTCGCCCTAA
- a CDS encoding iron chaperone, which produces MASQAKSIDEYLSTLEPARRDELEHIRRLVTRLVPSVEESMSYGMPTLSYRGRALVYFTSSKKHLSFYPSSWAIEELADRLVGYRTTQHAIQFTLDKPLPDDLMEDLVRVHQREIDVTRQ; this is translated from the coding sequence ATGGCTAGCCAGGCGAAGAGCATTGATGAGTATCTCAGCACGCTAGAACCTGCACGGCGCGATGAGCTTGAGCACATCCGTCGCCTCGTCACCAGGCTCGTGCCAAGCGTTGAAGAGTCCATGAGCTACGGGATGCCAACTCTGAGCTATCGCGGCAGAGCGCTCGTGTACTTCACCTCTTCCAAGAAACACTTGAGCTTCTACCCGTCCTCATGGGCCATCGAGGAGCTTGCCGACCGACTGGTGGGGTATCGGACAACGCAGCACGCGATTCAGTTCACTCTCGACAAGCCCCTCCCGGACGACCTCATGGAGGACCTGGTTCGCGTGCATCAGCGGGAGATCGACGTCACACGGCAGTAA
- a CDS encoding isocitrate lyase gives MTAFQNDIEAVEALKAEHGASWDRINPEHVARMRAQNRFKTGLEIAQYTADIMRRDMEEYDADSSVYTQSLGVWHGFIGQQKLISIKKHLKTTNKRYLYLSGWMVAALRSEFGPLPDQSMHEKTSVPALIEELYTFLRQADARELDLLFTQLDEARVAGDETAVEFIQSQIDNFETHVVPIIADIDAGFGNPEATYLLAKKMIEAGACALQVENQVSDEKQCGHQDGKVTVPHEDFIAKINAIRYAFLEMGIDNGVIVSRTDSLGAGLTQKLAVSHTPGDLGDQYNSYLDVEEISESDLGNGDVVIKRDGKLLRPKRLASNLFQFRPGTGEDRCVLDSITSLKNGADLLWIETEKPHVEQIAGMVDRIREVIPNAKLVYNNSPSFNWTLSFRQQAYDLLAEQGADVSAYDRDKLMSVDYDGTELAQLADEKIRTFQSEGSARAGIFHHLITLPTYHTAALSTDNLAKGYFGDEGMLTYVRDVQRQEIRQGIATVKHQNMAGSDIGDNHKEYFAGDAALKAGGKDNTMNQFN, from the coding sequence ATGACTGCATTCCAGAACGACATTGAAGCCGTTGAAGCGCTCAAGGCTGAGCACGGTGCGAGCTGGGATCGGATCAACCCCGAGCACGTCGCACGAATGCGCGCACAGAACCGCTTCAAGACTGGCCTCGAAATCGCGCAGTACACCGCAGACATCATGCGCCGCGACATGGAAGAGTACGACGCCGACTCCTCGGTCTACACCCAGTCGCTCGGTGTCTGGCACGGCTTCATCGGTCAGCAGAAGCTGATTTCGATCAAGAAGCACCTGAAGACCACGAACAAGCGCTACCTGTACCTCTCGGGTTGGATGGTTGCCGCGCTTCGTTCTGAGTTCGGGCCGCTGCCGGATCAGTCAATGCACGAGAAGACCTCAGTGCCCGCTCTGATCGAGGAGCTCTACACCTTCCTGCGTCAGGCCGATGCCCGTGAGCTTGACCTACTTTTCACCCAGCTCGACGAGGCTCGTGTCGCTGGCGACGAGACGGCAGTTGAGTTCATCCAGTCGCAGATTGACAACTTCGAAACTCACGTCGTGCCGATCATCGCCGATATCGACGCCGGCTTCGGCAACCCTGAGGCTACCTACCTCCTCGCCAAGAAGATGATCGAGGCCGGTGCCTGCGCACTCCAGGTCGAGAACCAGGTCTCCGACGAGAAGCAGTGCGGCCACCAGGACGGCAAGGTGACGGTGCCGCACGAGGACTTCATCGCCAAGATCAACGCAATCCGCTACGCCTTCCTCGAGATGGGCATTGACAACGGCGTGATCGTGTCTCGCACCGACTCGCTCGGCGCCGGTCTCACGCAGAAGCTCGCCGTCAGCCACACCCCGGGCGACCTGGGTGATCAGTACAACTCATACCTCGATGTCGAGGAGATCTCCGAGTCGGATCTCGGCAACGGCGATGTCGTCATCAAGCGCGACGGGAAGCTGCTGCGTCCGAAGCGTCTCGCTAGCAACCTGTTCCAGTTCCGCCCCGGCACCGGCGAGGATCGCTGCGTACTCGACAGCATCACCTCACTTAAGAACGGTGCCGATCTGCTCTGGATCGAGACTGAGAAGCCGCATGTGGAGCAGATCGCAGGCATGGTGGATCGGATCCGCGAGGTCATCCCGAACGCGAAGCTCGTTTACAACAACAGCCCCTCCTTTAACTGGACCCTCAGCTTCCGCCAGCAGGCCTACGACTTGCTCGCTGAGCAGGGCGCGGATGTGTCGGCGTACGATCGTGACAAGCTGATGAGCGTGGACTACGACGGCACCGAGCTCGCGCAGCTCGCCGACGAGAAGATCCGCACCTTCCAGAGCGAGGGCTCGGCGCGCGCCGGAATCTTCCACCACCTGATCACCCTGCCGACTTACCACACGGCAGCGCTGTCCACGGACAACCTCGCGAAGGGCTACTTCGGCGACGAGGGCATGCTCACCTACGTTCGCGACGTGCAGCGCCAGGAGATCCGTCAGGGGATCGCCACGGTCAAGCACCAGAACATGGCAGGCAGCGACATCGGCGACAACCACAAGGAGTACTTCGCCGGTGATGCAGCGCTCAAGGCTGGCGGCAAGGACAACACGATGAACCAGTTCAACTAA
- a CDS encoding diaminopimelate dehydrogenase has protein sequence MSIRVGIVGFGNLGRGVETSIALQPDMELVGVFTRRDPAAVATGGAAVFALEALADYRDTIDVLVLCGGSKSDLPEQSPELAAQFTIVDSFDTHARIPEHFAAVDASARTAGTTAVISTGWDPGLFSINRLYGEAILPQGATYTFWGRGLSQGHSDALRRVPGVAGAVQYTIPASEAIERVRAGEQPELTTREKHDRQCFVVLEDGADAQEVREAIVTMPDYFEPYATTVTFITAEELARDHRGMPHGGFVIRSGESSPGVTQTVEYRLQLDSNPEFTSSVLVAYARAAARLAAAGDYGAKTPFDIAPGLLSPKTAAELRTELL, from the coding sequence ATGAGTATTCGTGTGGGCATCGTCGGTTTCGGAAACCTCGGGCGAGGGGTGGAAACATCGATCGCGCTGCAGCCCGACATGGAGCTGGTGGGCGTCTTCACTCGCAGAGACCCCGCCGCGGTTGCGACCGGCGGAGCCGCGGTCTTTGCGCTCGAAGCGCTCGCAGACTACCGGGACACGATTGACGTCCTGGTGCTCTGTGGCGGATCCAAGAGCGACCTTCCTGAGCAGAGTCCGGAGCTCGCGGCGCAGTTCACAATCGTCGATAGCTTTGACACCCATGCCCGGATCCCCGAGCATTTCGCCGCGGTTGACGCCTCCGCACGGACTGCTGGCACGACCGCAGTGATCTCCACCGGGTGGGATCCGGGGTTGTTCTCGATCAATCGCCTGTACGGCGAAGCGATCCTGCCGCAGGGTGCCACATATACGTTCTGGGGCCGCGGCCTCAGCCAGGGGCACTCGGACGCACTGCGCAGAGTCCCCGGCGTGGCTGGGGCGGTGCAGTACACCATCCCCGCTTCTGAGGCGATCGAGCGCGTGCGCGCGGGGGAGCAGCCCGAGCTCACGACGCGAGAGAAGCATGATCGCCAGTGCTTTGTGGTGCTCGAAGACGGGGCGGACGCGCAGGAAGTGCGCGAGGCTATTGTGACGATGCCGGACTACTTTGAACCGTACGCCACAACGGTGACCTTCATTACGGCAGAAGAACTTGCGCGGGATCACAGGGGGATGCCGCACGGGGGATTTGTGATCCGCAGCGGAGAATCTTCGCCCGGCGTGACCCAGACCGTTGAGTATCGGCTCCAACTCGATTCGAACCCAGAGTTCACCTCGAGTGTGCTCGTCGCGTATGCGCGTGCCGCTGCTCGTCTCGCCGCAGCGGGGGATTACGGTGCGAAGACGCCGTTCGATATTGCGCCCGGCCTCCTCTCACCGAAGACCGCTGCCGAACTGCGTACAGAGTTGCTCTAG